GGCTACGGGACCGTGGGCATTACGGGCTACCTGGGTATCCGGGTGGCGAACACCGGTAATTGAGCTTGCGGTAGCTGGGACCGCGACAGCTGAGACTGCGGCCTGGCGAAGTGGCCAGACTACACTTTGTCTCGCCCGATGCCCAGTTCGTCCAGGATGTCAAGGATGGCGGACCAGACGGGCGGATCGATTTCGATGCCCTGCTTCAGTTGCCGCTCACGTTCACGGCGCGCGCCGTCGCCGGGCACCCGGATTTCGTCCACGCCAGGCGCCTTGCGTGCGTCTTTGATGCTCTCCACGAGCCGGTCCACTTCAGCAGAGAAGGCGGCCCTTGAAACGAATTTCTCCGGGTCGATGACGAGGAGGAACAGGGCGTTCTGGTCGAGGTCTTCCGGGGATCGGCCACTGCAGCCCGCGCCGCTCAGACCGCCGGTCAACACGTCGACCAGTATGCTCAGCGCAAAGCCCTTGTGTCCCGCGATCAGGCTGCCCAACGGCAGGATAGCCGCCCGTCTGGGCGTCGCGAAATAGGCCTCGCCATCCGTCGTGGTCCGCCCTTCACCGTCGATGAGCCAGCCTTCGGGCACCGCCTGGCCCTTGTTGCGCAACATCTTCAATCCGCCCTCGGACGTAACGCCCGTGGAGAGGTCAATGAGGATCGGGTCGCCGCTTTCCCGGGGGATCCCGACGGCCATGGGATTGGTGCTCATCAGGGGGGAGGTCGCGCCCCAGGGTGCTACGCAGGGATTGCCCCCGGCATCGTTGGTCATGAGCAGTGCGATGTAACCGTCTTTCGCCGGCTGTTCCACATATCCGCCCAGCCGGGCGATATCGTTGGCGTTCACGACGCTCGTGCAGCCGACACCCGTCGCCCCGGCCTTGCCGACGGCGCGTTTCATGGCCTCGGTGGCCGTGCAGGGGCCCATGCCCATGTTGGCGTCCAGATGCACGGTGGAGACGGTTTCACCCAGGACGTCTAACGGCGCGCCAGGGATCATGTTCCCCGCACGGATGCCCTCGGTGTACATGATGATCCGCATGACGCCGTGGGAATGGTAGCCGGAGAGCGAGGCCTCCATGAGTCGCTCGACGACTACCCGTCTCTCGTCGCCTTCAAGGCCCAGTCGTTCGAAGATACGGTCCATGATCCGGGCAAGCCGGTCCGGCTCAATGCGGACGGGACGCGGTTCCGAAGCGGACTTGCTATCTGAAGCGTGTGTGTGATCCGAAGCGGGCATCCTTGACATTTCCTCCATCTTGCGCGGTCCTTGTCGTGCTAAACGTCCAACGCGCCCAGGAGCGCAAGTCCTTCCTCGATGCTCCGCTTCTGCTCGTCGGTCGCATCCTGCATGGGAGCGCGTGGAAATCTACCGGGACAGCCCTGCAGCGTCTGGGCATGCTTGGTACAGGCCGGCAGGTTCGTCCCCGCCATGGCGTTCCAGAGTCGTAGGAGTTTTCGGTGCAGATCGAGGGCCCGCGCGTGATCGCCCGCCTGTACCGCGTCCCATACATCCACCGAGGCCCGCGGCGCCGCCGTCAGGATGGCCGCGATCGATCCGCGTGCGCCCAGGGTGTAGGCCGAGTACATCAGGGCGTCCACGGCGCAGAAGAGCAGGTGTTCCGGGTCGGCCATGATCATCAGGTCGGCGAACAGCTTCAGGTCCCCAGCGCTCTGCTTGACGCCGACCACACCGGGCACCTCGTCCATGATCCGGCAGAGCAGTTCCGGCGAGAGGTAGCTCCAGGGCACCACGTTGTAAATGATGATGGGCTGATCCACTTCCTCGCCCATCACCCTGAAATGCTCCTGCATGGCATCGTCGTCGGGGCGGAAGAGGTAGTGGACCGGGGTCACCTGGAGCGCGGCCACGTCGAGATCGGCGATGGCCTGCCCCCGCCGGACCGCATCGCGGGTGCTGTCGACGATGATG
The window above is part of the Gemmatimonadota bacterium genome. Proteins encoded here:
- a CDS encoding Ldh family oxidoreductase, translated to MEEMSRMPASDHTHASDSKSASEPRPVRIEPDRLARIMDRIFERLGLEGDERRVVVERLMEASLSGYHSHGVMRIIMYTEGIRAGNMIPGAPLDVLGETVSTVHLDANMGMGPCTATEAMKRAVGKAGATGVGCTSVVNANDIARLGGYVEQPAKDGYIALLMTNDAGGNPCVAPWGATSPLMSTNPMAVGIPRESGDPILIDLSTGVTSEGGLKMLRNKGQAVPEGWLIDGEGRTTTDGEAYFATPRRAAILPLGSLIAGHKGFALSILVDVLTGGLSGAGCSGRSPEDLDQNALFLLVIDPEKFVSRAAFSAEVDRLVESIKDARKAPGVDEIRVPGDGARRERERQLKQGIEIDPPVWSAILDILDELGIGRDKV
- a CDS encoding dihydrodipicolinate synthase family protein — encoded protein: MLNDLRGVIPPATTPFSRDGAVDLGAMKEQVNWLIDRGAHGIAVGGSTGEGHTIDVDEFRGLVDTTLDAAAGRVPIVAGIIVDSTRDAVRRGQAIADLDVAALQVTPVHYLFRPDDDAMQEHFRVMGEEVDQPIIIYNVVPWSYLSPELLCRIMDEVPGVVGVKQSAGDLKLFADLMIMADPEHLLFCAVDALMYSAYTLGARGSIAAILTAAPRASVDVWDAVQAGDHARALDLHRKLLRLWNAMAGTNLPACTKHAQTLQGCPGRFPRAPMQDATDEQKRSIEEGLALLGALDV